In Candidatus Pantoea floridensis, the genomic window GCGCACATGCCTGATCTGGCGACATCGCGGCTAAATCCGCTAATGGCGTGTCACGAAAAGGACCACCCGATCCCGTAAGGAGAATCGACTCGATGCCATTCCCCCGCAGATCAGCGTACCCCAACTGATGCTGTATGGAAGCGGGTAAACTCTGAAAAATGGCATTGTGCTCGCTATCCACCGGCAGCAACTGCGCCTGATGTTGGCGCACCGCCTCCATAAACAGGCGGCCGCATGTGACAAGCGATTCTTTGTTGGCGAGCAGCACGGTTTTACCGGCGCGAATCGCCGCCAGGGTAGGTTGCAGACCCGAGGCGCCAACAATCGCCGCCATCACCTGATCCACCTCATCTAGCGCAGCCAGTTCGCACGCGGCCTGAACGCCGGAGAGCACTTCGGTATTCACGTTGAGTGCTTTCAGTCGCTCACGCAGCGCCTGTGCGGACGCCTCATCAGACATCGCGGCATAGCGTGGCTGGAATTGCTGGCACTGTTCAGCCATCAACGCCACATTTTGGCCAGCTACCAGCGCAGTTACCTGATACAGCTCAGGATTCGCGGCAACCACTGCCAGCGTACTGGTGCCAATTGAGCCGGTCGATCCCAGCAAAGTTAATCGCTTCATCATGCTATCCCTGTGAAGTCGTGGAC contains:
- the ispC gene encoding 1-deoxy-D-xylulose-5-phosphate reductoisomerase, yielding MKRLTLLGSTGSIGTSTLAVVAANPELYQVTALVAGQNVALMAEQCQQFQPRYAAMSDEASAQALRERLKALNVNTEVLSGVQAACELAALDEVDQVMAAIVGASGLQPTLAAIRAGKTVLLANKESLVTCGRLFMEAVRQHQAQLLPVDSEHNAIFQSLPASIQHQLGYADLRGNGIESILLTGSGGPFRDTPLADLAAMSPDQACAHPNWSMGRKISVDSATMMNKGLEYIEARWLFNATDAQMEVILHPQSVIHSMVRYCDGSVLAQLGSPDMRTPIAHSMAWPARISAGVTPLDFTRMKSLTFAEPDYERYPCLKLAIDACATGQAATTTLNAANEVAVAAFLQHQIRFTDIAAINSEVLASLTCQEPGSIDEVMEIDRLARARANELLPRFRLAG